Proteins encoded in a region of the Hypomesus transpacificus isolate Combined female chromosome 17, fHypTra1, whole genome shotgun sequence genome:
- the si:ch211-195b15.8 gene encoding protein phosphatase Slingshot homolog 2 encodes MVFYRERDNERPLLSLILPHLYLGAETDVTQDCLTARGISYVLSVSRCSPQPTFLPCSQYLRIPIDDSLQDDLLPWIPEALLFIDGAMSAGGSVLIHCAAGISRSPALAVAYIMYHMGMDLDHAYRFVKERRPSISPNFNFLGQLQHFQGTLSQTANNDNSVIQPVKSVDVCLQSSNENIRCTSIVPLSANKSMHFQDKSCITKDFSEVVKVYSENSNSHPEKIEQRYSHVDEFLVPNSGNQQQSEQRSSSQLTLSLSSKLRILTLNQNQTEGQVPCEASTPSPNKHDKAIFEPTQQQIPSSFASLAEKRKSLTLSLSPVSAIPPTHHQATPKCINENLATTHQTALTITSNTINKRDTGSAIGVKRRSRKAPVGLNSSVQSDENLRETSISHSKSARPNSSSSQNKMKAEREGQAQRQDQPSHPQTVEKKKPNTAQKQGRGHNKGQAENRRSSIKSQRATIVCQQVPPEKKIVASAVGAQEGVDSDQSLLSPLSLTVNKLLGWGERMLLGVLLGPRIKVGQATLPYRC; translated from the exons ATGGTGttctacagagaaagagacaacgAGCGGCCGCTGCTGTCTCTTATTCTACCGCATCTTTACCTAGGTGCAGAAACTGATGTTACACAG GATTGCCTCACTGCTCGTGGGATTTCTTATGTGCTTAGTGTGAGCCGCTGCAGCCCGCAGCCCACGTTCCTGCCCTGCTCTCAGTACCTCCGCATCCCCATTGATGACTCCCTCCAGGATGACCTGCTACCATGGATCCCAGAGGCACTGCTctttattg atgggGCCATGTCTGCTGGTGGCTCTGTGCTGATCCATTGTGCTGCAGGAATCTCCCGCTCACCTGCCCTGGCTGTGGCCTACATAATGTATCATATGGGAATGGACCTTGACCATGCCTATAG GTTTGTGAAAGAGCGCAGGCCCTCAATTTCACCCAACTTCAACTTCCTGGGCCAGCTGCAGCACTTCCAGGGCACTCTCAGTCAAACAGCCAACAACGACAACTCTGTCATCCAGCCAGTCAAATCTGTGGACGTGTGTTTGCAGTCCTCCAATGAAAATATCAGATGCACTTCCATCGTCCCTTTGTCAGCCAATAAGAGCATGCATTTCCAGGACAAAAGCTGTATTACCAAGGACTTTAGTGAGGTAGTCAAAGTATACAGTGAGAATTCAAATTCCCACCCAGAAAAGATAGAGCAGAGATATTCACATGTAGATGAGTTTTTAGTTCCAAATTCAGGAAACCAACAACAGTCAGAGCAGAGGAGTTCATCGCAACTGACTCTGTCACTTTCTAGCAAACTCAGGATTCTCACACTCAACCAAAACCAAACAGAAGGCCAGGTCCCATGTGAAGCTTCAACGCCAAGCCCAAACAAACATGATAAAGCAATATTCGAGCCCACTCAACAACAAATCCCATCCAGCTTTGCATCGCTGGCTGAGAAACGCAAGAGTCTCACACTCTCCTTGTCACCTGTCTCTGCAATTCCACCAACTCATCACCAGGCGACTCCAAAGTGCATCAATGAAAACCTTGCTACCACCCACCAGACTGCACTCACCATTACCTCTAATACCATAAATAAGCGGGACACAGGATCTGCCATTGGTGTAAAGAGACGTAGCAGAAAGGCTCCAGTTGGGCTCAACTCCTCAGTGCAGTCAGACGAAAATCTAAGGGAGACAAGTATTTCTCACTCAAAGTCAGCCAGACCTAATAGTAGCTCTTCCCAGAACAAAATgaaagcagagagggagggtcagGCTCAGCGACAGGACCAGCCCAGCCACCCTCAGACAGTGGAGAAGAAAAAGCCTAACACAGCTCAAAAGCAAGGGAGGGGCCATAACAAGGGCCAGGCAGAGAATCGGCGCAGTTCCATTAAGAGTCAGCGCGCGACCATAGTCTGCCAGCAGGTGCCGCCAGAAAAAAAGATTGTTGCGTCTGCCGTGGGGGCTCAGGAAGGTGTGGACTCAGACCAAAGTCTTCTGTCACCGTTGAGCCTCACTGTGAACAAGCTcttgggctggggggagagaatgTTGCTCGGAGTGCTGCTGGGCCCCCGTATTAAAGTGGGACAAGCCACTTTGCCATACAGATGCTGA
- the prrg2 gene encoding transmembrane gamma-carboxyglutamic acid protein 2 isoform X2, with amino-acid sequence MVALSEICLSMAVLLHVAWARVIYNNHNGGDRSALSFLSRSLLYNSWDFELIVPGNLERECKEEICSYEEAREVFEDTTQTDLFWSSYVSSQDSTTKVDVSALVAGLLATVVSVIIAIVLGIYCYKARRKNVQTAGSAPVRLALDGRPAPETVPLSGIIAPGLPSYNEALNRSGQHDAPPPPYSGGVPSEPPEAANE; translated from the exons ATGGTTGCATTGTCAGAGATATGTCTAAGCATGGCTGTGCTTCTCCATGTGGCTTGGGCCAGAGTCATCTACAACAACCACAATGGTG GAGACAGGTCAGCATTGTCATTTCTGTCACGGTCACTGCTCTACAACAGCTGGGACTTTGAGCTGATTGTGCCAGGCAACCTGGAGAGGGAATGTAAGGAGGAGATATGCAGCTACGAGGAAGCCAGGGAGGTGTTTGAGGACACCACACAAACG GATTTATTCTGGAGCTCATACGTCAGCAGTCAAG ATTCTACAACAAAAGTGGATGTTTCAGCTCTGGTGGCAGGATTACTGGCCACTGTAGTGTCAGTTATTATTGCCATTGTTTTGGGCATCTATTGTTACAAAGCCAGGAGAAAGAATGTGCAGACGGCAGGCAG CGCTCCAGTGAGGTTGGCTTTAGATGGTCGTCCGGCCCCAGAGACAGTGCCGCTATCAGGGATCATTGCACCAGGACTGCCATCCTACAATGAAGCTTTGAACCGCAGTGGGCAGCATgatgccccccctccaccttatTCTGG GGGGGTGCCATCAGAACCTCCCGAGGCAGCTAATGAGTGA
- the prrg2 gene encoding transmembrane gamma-carboxyglutamic acid protein 2 isoform X1 → MVALSEICLSMAVLLHVAWARVIYNNHNGVFLGDRSALSFLSRSLLYNSWDFELIVPGNLERECKEEICSYEEAREVFEDTTQTDLFWSSYVSSQDSTTKVDVSALVAGLLATVVSVIIAIVLGIYCYKARRKNVQTAGSAPVRLALDGRPAPETVPLSGIIAPGLPSYNEALNRSGQHDAPPPPYSGGVPSEPPEAANE, encoded by the exons ATGGTTGCATTGTCAGAGATATGTCTAAGCATGGCTGTGCTTCTCCATGTGGCTTGGGCCAGAGTCATCTACAACAACCACAATGGTG TGTTCTTAGGAGACAGGTCAGCATTGTCATTTCTGTCACGGTCACTGCTCTACAACAGCTGGGACTTTGAGCTGATTGTGCCAGGCAACCTGGAGAGGGAATGTAAGGAGGAGATATGCAGCTACGAGGAAGCCAGGGAGGTGTTTGAGGACACCACACAAACG GATTTATTCTGGAGCTCATACGTCAGCAGTCAAG ATTCTACAACAAAAGTGGATGTTTCAGCTCTGGTGGCAGGATTACTGGCCACTGTAGTGTCAGTTATTATTGCCATTGTTTTGGGCATCTATTGTTACAAAGCCAGGAGAAAGAATGTGCAGACGGCAGGCAG CGCTCCAGTGAGGTTGGCTTTAGATGGTCGTCCGGCCCCAGAGACAGTGCCGCTATCAGGGATCATTGCACCAGGACTGCCATCCTACAATGAAGCTTTGAACCGCAGTGGGCAGCATgatgccccccctccaccttatTCTGG GGGGGTGCCATCAGAACCTCCCGAGGCAGCTAATGAGTGA
- the rras gene encoding ras-related protein R-Ras, which yields MNVEKEERFKLVVVGGGGVGKSALTIQFIQSYFVSDYDPTIEDSYTKICTVDGKETRLDILDTAGQEEFGAMREQYMRSGEGFLLVFALNDSGSYNEIHKFHTQILRVKDRDDFPMVLVGNKADLDQQRVISREDAQGFARENRIHYMEASAKNRYNVDEAFLEVVRAIRKFQETESPPLPANHTRKQKNRGCPCTLL from the exons ATGAACGTCGAAA aagaggagagattcAAACTCGTTGTCGTGGGCGGAGGCGGTGTGGGCAAAAGCGCTTTAACCATACAATTTATTCAG TCATACTTTGTGTCGGACTATGACCCTACCATTGAAGACTCCTACACAAAAATCTGTACAGTGGATGGGAAGGAGACACGATTAGACA tCTTGGACACAGCTGGTCAGGAGGAGTTCGGAGCTATGCGGGAGCAGTACATGCGCTCAGGAGAGGGTTTCTTGCTGGTGTTTGCCCTAAATGACAGTGGCAG TTATAATGAGATCCATAAGTTCCACACCCAGATACTGCGTGTGAAGGACCGGGATGACTTCCCCATGGTCCTGGTCGGTAACAAGGCAGACCTGGACCAGCAGAGAGTG ATCTCGAGAGAAGACGCTCAGGGGTTTGCAAGAGAGAACCGGATCCACTATATGGAGGCCTCTGCCAAGAACCGCTACAATGTGGATGAGGCCTTCCTGGAGGTTGTGCGAGCTATAAG GAAATTTCAGGAGACTGagagccctcctctcccagccaACCACACAAGAAAACAGAAGAACAGAGGCTGCCCCTGCACCCTACTTTAA